TTCTATAAATTTTTCCAATTCAAGAACAGCTTCTTCATCCTCAAAAAACAGGTGTTTATTCTCTGCTATTTTTTGAGAAACCATTTCAAGAAAACCACTATCCGTGGCCGTTCGCACAGCCAAAGTCACATAGTCTTCCATATTCTTTCCGACCAAATCATCAAATCCCATTTGGGCATATGCCGTAGCCGTATACCTCCCTCGATGAAAATCAACAGGCAGGGTGACGACTGGCTTATCGAGCGCAAATGCATCTCCGTTAGTGTTGGCTCCGCCATTGTAATAGATGGTATCAAGCACCACATCGGCAAGGTTCAATATATTGAAGTAGCCAGCTTTGTCTTGTCTTGGCAATACCATTACTCGATCTGCATGGTTACCGCAACTCTTTTTTAATCTTCGCTCGAGTGCTTCGCTGGCTAAAGCGTGCTTATCCCCCAAGAAGGCCACAATACCTTTTTCGTCTTTCTCCAATATTTCTTTGACCAATTGGTCAAAATCAGGGTGTACCTTTTTTACATTTTGAGCACACAAGTATAAGTTCGCATCTTCTTTGATTCCAAAATGAGTTCTGGTTAGGTTAAGTTCAGGTACTTCAGGTGAAAAATAATACGCTGGCAACTTCTTGAATAGTACCAATTGTTCACTATAACTTTTTTGATCCGATTCCTCATCTAAACCACGAGCCGAAATAAAATAGTCCATCGTAGGAATACCTGAGGTGGTTGGCCATCCCCAGGAGGTCACTTGTACTCTGGCCGGTTTGAAATAGGGAATGAAATAATTATAAGCGTCCGTACCGACCTCCCAATAATACAGCAAGTCAAAATTCAACGAACTCAACAAATGAATGCCTTGGCCCAATGACTTGGGCAAGCTCAGGAGTTTAATCGCTGGGTTTTCAATCGCAGGTTTTACTATCTTCACTCCGTTCGGGAAGCTGCAAACGATAGTAATATCCATTTTTTCAGTAGATAAGCGATTAATCAAACCTTTCATGCACTTTAAGAATACACCTTCGTGCCCACCGGTCACTACAAATCCAACTTGAGGTTTGCCACTCGACTTTTTTTGCAGTTGAACTTTTGGAATACCCTTAAAAAGTTCACCGTACTTTTTTTTGACTTCGAAGTCGCTTCTTCCATGATAGATCAAACCTGCAGGAGGATAGACATCGAGTTGGGTCAATTGATCTGCATCAATATTGATTTTCTTTTTCTTAATCAGACTCAACTGATCCTCCACATGCTTTCGGAATTGATCAATTTCTTGAGTAGATCTAAATATTGCTGGCTCAACGATTTCAGCCTTCCAGGAAATCAGTGGGTCGTCATTTTTCAGCTTCGCTAACCGAGTCCAATATGCTTTAGCCTTTTCTGGCTGTCCTATTTTTTCATGTATCAGAGCGAGGTTTCGAACACTATCGGTATAGTTGGGATCCGACTTTAGTGCTTTCTCATAACATAATATCGCCTCTTCATATTCATCCCACTCCTGATGAGCTACTGCCAAGTTATTAAGGGCCTTGATTGCTTTTGGGTTAAGTTCGACGGCTGATTCTAAGTATTCTTTAGCGGATTTGAAATTTCCAGTTTCTAACATTAAAGTCCCCAACTGAAAAAATGCCGGATAAAACTTTGGCTCCTTTTCAATGATGCCTTTGAACAAATCCGCAGCTTCGACATAAGACCCTGTTTTTTTGAGAATGGTTGCCAATTTTTGGTTGGCTTCAAGAATATTCGGATCCCTACTAATGGTTTTTCGGAGCAATTCAATCGCTCGGTCATTCTGATCGACCCGCTGAAGTGTTTCTGCAAAGTTAGTGTTGTAGGCGGGGTGGTCTGGCATGATAGCCACCGCCTTTTCAAACCAAGGAATGGCTTCTTTGTACTCTCCTTTTTGCGCATGTATTAGAGCCAGTCTATGATAGGGCTCGGGTTGCCCGCTCATATCCTTGGTTAGTTGCTTGTAAAGGGTTATGGCTTTGATAAGATCACCAGATTGATGTGCCAGGGTTGCCTCCTGTAGTAACTGATCATAATAAGCTTTGGCTGTAATCATTCCTCTTTAACCTTTTTTCTCCCCTTCAGTTGGAATCGCCCAGAATCCTTGGTTGGGCATTGATAATCCATTCCTAAAATCATCCGTATTTACACCCAAAATCCCGGGTCTAGGCATATTGCTTATGATTTTAATATCATAAATTTCTTCCAAGCTGTTTTCATACCGAATATGGCCCACAATATTTCCGGTATTAGCATCCACCACAATAACTCCAGGGAAAATCGATTCCTGTGCAATAGGAAGGTCCTTGAAGGTGGGGCTAGATTTTCTCATTTTCGAAAGCCCAATAAAAAGCAGATTACCATAACGTGACATACCCCGAACAAACCCAGGGATTTTTGTCATCACGTCATATTTGCCAGTCTGCTGATCTACAGAAATCAATTCGCCAGTTGCCGATAACAAGACAAAGAGCTTACTTCCTTCTATTCTAGGAGAATGTGGCATGGCTAGGTCAGTACTAACA
The sequence above is drawn from the Reichenbachiella sp. genome and encodes:
- a CDS encoding tetratricopeptide repeat protein; translated protein: MITAKAYYDQLLQEATLAHQSGDLIKAITLYKQLTKDMSGQPEPYHRLALIHAQKGEYKEAIPWFEKAVAIMPDHPAYNTNFAETLQRVDQNDRAIELLRKTISRDPNILEANQKLATILKKTGSYVEAADLFKGIIEKEPKFYPAFFQLGTLMLETGNFKSAKEYLESAVELNPKAIKALNNLAVAHQEWDEYEEAILCYEKALKSDPNYTDSVRNLALIHEKIGQPEKAKAYWTRLAKLKNDDPLISWKAEIVEPAIFRSTQEIDQFRKHVEDQLSLIKKKKINIDADQLTQLDVYPPAGLIYHGRSDFEVKKKYGELFKGIPKVQLQKKSSGKPQVGFVVTGGHEGVFLKCMKGLINRLSTEKMDITIVCSFPNGVKIVKPAIENPAIKLLSLPKSLGQGIHLLSSLNFDLLYYWEVGTDAYNYFIPYFKPARVQVTSWGWPTTSGIPTMDYFISARGLDEESDQKSYSEQLVLFKKLPAYYFSPEVPELNLTRTHFGIKEDANLYLCAQNVKKVHPDFDQLVKEILEKDEKGIVAFLGDKHALASEALERRLKKSCGNHADRVMVLPRQDKAGYFNILNLADVVLDTIYYNGGANTNGDAFALDKPVVTLPVDFHRGRYTATAYAQMGFDDLVGKNMEDYVTLAVRTATDSGFLEMVSQKIAENKHLFFEDEEAVLELEKFIEEVTQAGQAGKPLQEASDDNSAQEWLKKGLFHKQKHQLKPAFDALNKARQLDPTNVEILKRFAELLSDLGQNRDAFIAYKKAIGLAPNDPEILNNFGGLLLENRQFEEAIPLLKRSAETDPNQQSAFVNLGLAYEHAGDTPAAEKIYERIIERLEEDDLFRLHIETLCPNIAQSNEEIDNYRSRTKAILLHYDQLVPITLSIEKIEHSYAFPSFSFTYQGKNVKEIKSLWGEFYAKRIEPVSLGQKNQKPKVGFLVTQSHEGVFMKDAGGILKNLSSEKFDLVVLANGGEAMEGLKAFIDRKDITFLSFSKQLGRAVQEIAVLNLDFLYYWEIGSDALNYFLPYFQLARVQISSWGSAFTSGNPRVNYYWSSRWLENEDYLDHYTEQVVLFENLPTYYYRTGESIGSKTRADFDLPEDCRIYLCVQSMSKIHPDFDELLLGILERDDNALICFTTPKQQILIEQLLNRFRKTLGTYMNRIRVIKKIPHQEYLQLIKLADVCLDPPHYSGANTTYETLQMGVPVVTLPGKFQRGKYTEAIYRILNLEEYMAKDSKGYIDLAIQLATDKSKSKELIAGYNTSASRLFEQRGVIDEIEQFLLDTFKTIN